A genomic region of Arvicola amphibius chromosome X, mArvAmp1.2, whole genome shotgun sequence contains the following coding sequences:
- the LOC119805010 gene encoding TSC22 domain family protein 4 produces MSGGKKKSSFQITSVTTDYEGPGSPGASDPPAPPAPAGPPPRLPNGEPNPDPGGRGTPRNGSPPPGAPASRFRVVKLPQGLGEPYRRGRWTCVDVYERDLEPPSFGRLLEGIRGASGGTGGRSLDSRLELASLGISTPIPQPGLSQGPTSWLRPPPTSPGPQARSFTGGLGQLAGPGKAKVETPPLSASPPQHHPPGPGTGDSTQPQPSLRVEVESGGSAAGTPPLSRRRDGAVRLRMELVGPEETGKVPPIDSRPNSPALYFDASLVHKSPDPFGAAAAQSLSLARSMLAISGHLDSDDDSGSGSLVGIDNKIEQAMDLVKSHLMFAVREEVEVLKEQIRDLAERNAALEQENGLLRALASPEQLAQLPSSGLPRLGPSAPNGPSI; encoded by the coding sequence ATGAGTGGCGGCAAGAAGAAAAGTAGTTTCCAGATCACCAGCGTCACCACGGACTATGAGGGCCCAGGAAGCCCAGGGGCTTCGGATCCCCCTGCCCCACCAGCTCCTGCTGGGCCCCCGCCCCGCCTCCCCAATGGGGAACCCAACCCTGATCCAGGGGGCAGGGGCACCCCCCGGAATGGCTCCCCACCACCTGGAGCCCCTGCCTCCCGTTTCCGGGTGGTGAAGCTGCCCCAAGGCTTGGGAGAGCCTTATCGTCGAGGTCGGTGGACGTGTGTGGATGTTTACGAGAGAGACTTGGAGCCCCCAAGCTTCGGCCGGCTTCTGGAGGGAATTCGAGGGGCCTCAGGAGGCACCGGAGGCAGATCATTGGATTCTAGGTTGGAGCTGGCTAGCTTGGGCATAAGCACCCCTATTCCACAGCCAGGCCTGTCTCAGGGCCCCACCTCTTGGCTCCGCCCGCCCCCCACTTCTCCTGGACCACAGGCCCGCTCCTTCACAGGGGGGCTGGGCCAGCTGGCAGGGCCTGGCAAGGCCAAGGTGGAGACCCCCCCGCTGTCGGCCTCTCCACCCCAGCACCACCCCCCAGGGCCTGGGACTGGAGATAGTACTCAGCCCCAACCCTCTCTGAGGGTAGAAGTGGAGTCCGGGGGTTCAGCAGCCGGAACCCCTCCACTGTCGCGGAGAAGAGATGGAGCAGTTCGGCTGAGAATGGAATTAGTTGGTCCAGAGGAGACGGGGAAGGTGCCTCCGATCGACTCCCGCCCCAACTCCCCAGCCCTCTacttcgatgccagcctggtccacaagtcACCAGACCCTTTTGGAGCCGCAGCAGCCCAGAGCCTCAGCCTGGCTCGTTCCATGTTGGCCATCAGTGGTCACCTGGACAGTGATGACGACAGTGGTTCCGGAAGCCTGGTTGGCATTGACAACAAGATTGAACAAGCCATGGACTTGGTGAAGTCCCACCTCATGTTTGCCGTGCGCGAAGAGGTAGAGGTACTGAAGGAGCAGATCCGAGACCTGGCAGAACGGAACGCTGCACTGGAGCAGGAGAATGGATTGCTGCGTGCCCTGGCCAGCCCGGAGCAGCTGGCCCAGCTGCCATCCTCGGGACTTCCACGGCTCGGGCCCTCTGCACCTAACGGGCCTTCCATCTGA